One part of the Cystobacter ferrugineus genome encodes these proteins:
- a CDS encoding 2OG-Fe dioxygenase family protein gives MSLSPPVTTPSHVTSALRELGYAVLDRAGLCEHVGTPAAALEALGPTWNELPPDAYLRDGGRYRSRRHSCFVIEGEAVSQVPHRAHWQPVEYNALHGGLERWFEPMTPAVLAQPVWPRLLGRLAAYFSELRGARPWFVEAHQFRIDTTDGIGRPTPEGAHRDGVDFVAVLLVGREGIKGGETRVFEANGPHGIRFTLTEPWSVLLLDDARVIHESTPIQPLAGQGHRDTLVLTFRANGFQGPSTP, from the coding sequence ATGAGCCTCTCACCGCCTGTTACCACCCCATCCCACGTCACCTCCGCCCTGCGGGAGCTTGGTTATGCCGTGCTCGACCGGGCGGGATTGTGTGAACACGTGGGGACTCCGGCCGCCGCGCTCGAGGCCCTGGGTCCGACCTGGAACGAGCTACCACCCGACGCCTACCTGCGCGACGGTGGCCGCTACCGCTCGCGCCGGCATTCGTGCTTCGTCATCGAGGGCGAGGCCGTCTCCCAGGTGCCCCACCGCGCGCACTGGCAGCCGGTGGAATACAACGCGTTGCACGGCGGGCTGGAGCGCTGGTTCGAACCGATGACGCCGGCCGTGCTCGCGCAGCCCGTCTGGCCGCGCCTGCTGGGCCGGCTCGCCGCGTATTTCTCCGAGCTGCGGGGGGCTCGGCCCTGGTTCGTCGAGGCGCACCAGTTCCGCATCGACACGACGGATGGCATTGGCCGGCCGACGCCCGAGGGCGCACACCGGGACGGCGTGGACTTCGTCGCCGTGCTGCTCGTGGGGCGCGAGGGCATCAAGGGCGGAGAGACGCGGGTATTCGAGGCCAACGGCCCCCATGGCATCCGCTTCACGCTGACCGAGCCCTGGTCGGTGCTCCTGCTCGATGACGCGCGCGTCATCCACGAGAGCACGCCCATCCAGCCGCTGGCCGGGCAGGGGCACCGGGACACGCTCGTGCTGACCTTCCGGGCGAATGGCTTCCAGGGCCCGTCCACTCCGTAG
- a CDS encoding Hsp20/alpha crystallin family protein — MSDLPVRRGSGTSSLGRWPRTADPFEQMRELMGFDPLEQMERLMGSDRSWGLSFNPAFEVKETKDSYIFKADLPGIRDEDLEISLTGDRLTISGKRENEKKEESDRFYAYERSFGSFSRSFTLPEGVDAEHCSADLKDGVLNLRLPKVPEVQPKRIQVSGGSQDKGKVKA; from the coding sequence ATGTCTGATCTTCCCGTGCGTCGAGGCAGTGGAACTTCGTCCCTGGGTCGATGGCCACGGACGGCCGACCCCTTCGAGCAGATGAGGGAATTGATGGGGTTCGACCCACTCGAGCAGATGGAGCGCTTGATGGGAAGCGACCGGTCGTGGGGGTTGAGTTTCAACCCGGCCTTCGAGGTGAAGGAGACGAAGGACTCGTACATCTTCAAGGCGGATCTTCCCGGCATCCGGGATGAGGACCTGGAGATTTCCCTCACCGGAGACCGGCTCACCATCAGCGGCAAGCGAGAGAACGAGAAGAAGGAGGAATCGGATCGTTTCTACGCCTATGAGCGCAGCTTCGGCTCCTTCAGCCGTTCGTTCACCCTGCCGGAAGGGGTGGATGCGGAGCACTGCAGTGCGGACCTGAAGGACGGCGTGCTCAACCTGCGGCTGCCCAAGGTGCCCGAGGTGCAGCCCAAGCGCATCCAGGTGAGCGGCGGCTCCCAGGACAAGGGCAAGGTGAAGGCCTGA
- a CDS encoding squalene/phytoene synthase family protein → MRFTRKHYDVAVIGGGPAGLVTAIAFAHRGARVLVLEANPQACRRFAGEFIHPPGVGVLDSLRIRRSDWAHARTSFGFKIFPDDGSTPIEMAYPQGVALTCAHDTLVEGLREEAAGLKGVELVTYARLAGLEGHVLRVDDREQGAQVELTADRIIGADGRASVVRRQLGLEENSTLLSYMASVELRGLELPFEGFGHVMLGGPGPALLYRIGPDRVRGCLDVPLRYGAAQRNSTFLWDAFSPVLPPALLPAFRRALAEGPVTWAANRFRPRSDFGRGHVALVGDALGHVHPMTAIGLSMGFLDARSVATHDDLERYAEERRGYVPELLASALYHCFRREDPSATGVREAMFDVLRENAEARGQTMRILCGQEEHTSSFGGIFMRIAAEAMNSTARSAMRRGGLKSVTSELAAYGEWMQWPAASLVPGGVLQRYRGRGTPTHPIPLLKELIAVRDMPRSETEDGESSPRRQAAPPPLAQAMEQATDFLLRELESFATQLQQRPDDVLRSGAIRIMRAITHTDMRAGIAARMSLWRRHLAHEGLRRLLELEERETPGAVSPSVTTADLAGLFHLLLGGSTWVQEPIVGLSEGVDMLLGCQTMAGGFAARVFDKTRTGNRGVGELRTTALACEALKFIQRRQPGMFDARITPALERAARWLSETQSPDGSWAPLGSEGRIAATAWAMEALLAARGPTTHSRLRRAARWLVERQAEDGAFTEGIPVQGDAERRWLTAIALQALISVHAPYPEAMEAAEALLARALAEGLHDEARGPSQVAPWEECAEGLDALARYETLRRERPEPLRRAASAPSVPSGRSEADWIFCKESLGEVSRTFARPIALLPGNLEVAMTLGYLLCRVADTIEDHPSVPLAAKEPLFACFLDVLRGHKEPEAFSEAFKPIPGQDAELALSRALPTVMRVFHTLPEKIQASLARWTSEMARGMAIYAHRERGADGFVALHTVADLERYCYFVAGTVGHLTTELFLEELGTEVTPEQAQTMRLHAEAFGTGLQLVNILKDVTDDREERGWSFIPRALCDAGGLGVAELTDPAQRARAHAAVAPLFDLARKNLDDGLRYALAIPATAPQLRLFCLLPLWMAARSLVLARGNDAMFVAGQPVKIPRAEVEALISDCMNHHADDTTLQARYAELWLQAPSNHHRLSAG, encoded by the coding sequence ATGAGATTCACACGAAAGCACTACGACGTGGCGGTCATCGGCGGAGGGCCAGCGGGGCTGGTCACCGCCATCGCCTTCGCCCACCGGGGCGCGCGGGTGCTCGTGCTCGAGGCCAATCCGCAAGCGTGCCGGCGCTTCGCGGGCGAGTTCATCCACCCCCCGGGGGTCGGCGTGCTCGACTCGCTGCGCATCCGCCGCTCGGACTGGGCCCACGCCCGCACGAGCTTCGGCTTCAAGATCTTCCCGGACGATGGCAGCACGCCCATCGAGATGGCCTACCCCCAGGGCGTGGCGCTCACGTGTGCCCATGACACCCTGGTCGAGGGGCTGCGCGAGGAGGCCGCGGGCCTCAAGGGCGTGGAGCTGGTGACGTACGCGCGGCTGGCGGGCCTGGAGGGCCACGTGCTGCGCGTGGATGACCGGGAGCAGGGCGCCCAGGTGGAGCTCACCGCGGATCGCATCATCGGGGCGGATGGGCGGGCCTCCGTGGTGCGCCGGCAGCTCGGGCTGGAGGAGAACAGCACGCTGCTCTCCTACATGGCCTCGGTGGAGCTGCGCGGGCTGGAGCTGCCCTTCGAGGGCTTCGGGCACGTGATGCTCGGCGGTCCCGGACCGGCGCTCCTCTACCGGATCGGCCCGGACCGGGTGCGGGGCTGTCTGGACGTGCCCCTGCGCTACGGCGCGGCCCAGCGCAACTCCACCTTCCTCTGGGATGCCTTCAGCCCGGTGCTCCCGCCCGCGCTGCTGCCCGCCTTCCGGCGCGCGCTCGCCGAGGGCCCCGTCACCTGGGCCGCCAACCGCTTCCGCCCGCGCTCGGACTTCGGCCGGGGCCACGTCGCGCTCGTGGGCGACGCGCTCGGCCACGTGCACCCGATGACCGCCATCGGCCTGAGCATGGGCTTCCTCGACGCGCGCAGCGTGGCCACGCACGATGACCTCGAGCGCTACGCCGAGGAGCGCCGCGGCTACGTGCCGGAGCTGCTCGCCAGCGCGCTCTACCACTGCTTCCGGCGCGAGGACCCGAGCGCCACCGGCGTGCGCGAGGCCATGTTCGACGTGCTGCGCGAGAACGCCGAGGCGCGCGGCCAGACGATGCGCATCCTCTGCGGCCAGGAGGAGCACACGTCGAGCTTCGGCGGCATCTTCATGCGCATCGCCGCGGAGGCCATGAACAGCACGGCGCGCTCGGCGATGCGCCGGGGCGGGCTCAAGAGCGTGACCTCCGAGCTGGCCGCGTATGGCGAGTGGATGCAGTGGCCCGCCGCCAGCCTCGTGCCGGGCGGGGTGCTTCAGCGCTACCGCGGACGTGGCACGCCGACCCACCCCATTCCCCTGCTCAAGGAGCTCATCGCCGTGCGGGACATGCCCCGGAGCGAGACGGAGGACGGCGAGTCCTCCCCGCGCCGTCAGGCCGCGCCCCCGCCGCTCGCCCAGGCCATGGAGCAGGCGACGGATTTCCTCCTCCGGGAACTGGAGTCGTTCGCCACCCAGCTCCAGCAGCGGCCGGATGACGTGCTGCGCTCGGGGGCGATCCGCATCATGCGCGCCATCACCCACACCGACATGCGCGCGGGCATCGCGGCGCGGATGAGCCTGTGGCGCCGTCACCTCGCGCACGAGGGCCTCCGGCGCCTGCTCGAGCTCGAGGAGCGCGAGACCCCGGGTGCCGTGTCTCCCTCCGTCACCACGGCGGATCTCGCCGGGCTCTTCCACCTGCTGCTGGGCGGCTCCACCTGGGTGCAGGAACCCATCGTGGGCCTCTCCGAGGGGGTGGACATGTTGCTCGGGTGCCAGACGATGGCCGGCGGCTTCGCGGCCCGCGTCTTCGACAAGACGCGCACGGGCAACCGGGGCGTGGGGGAGCTGCGCACCACCGCCCTGGCCTGCGAGGCGCTGAAGTTCATCCAGCGCCGGCAGCCCGGCATGTTCGACGCGCGGATCACTCCCGCGCTCGAGCGCGCGGCGCGCTGGCTGAGCGAGACGCAGTCGCCCGACGGCTCCTGGGCTCCCCTCGGGTCCGAGGGCCGCATCGCCGCCACGGCGTGGGCCATGGAGGCCCTGCTCGCCGCCCGGGGACCCACCACACACTCCCGGCTGCGCCGCGCGGCGCGCTGGCTCGTCGAGCGGCAGGCGGAGGACGGCGCCTTCACGGAGGGCATTCCCGTTCAGGGTGACGCCGAGCGCCGGTGGCTCACGGCGATCGCGCTCCAGGCCCTGATCTCCGTGCACGCGCCCTACCCCGAGGCGATGGAGGCCGCGGAGGCCCTGCTCGCCCGGGCGCTCGCCGAGGGCCTCCACGACGAGGCGCGCGGCCCGTCCCAGGTCGCCCCCTGGGAGGAGTGCGCGGAGGGCCTCGACGCGCTCGCGCGCTACGAGACGCTGCGGCGCGAGCGGCCCGAGCCCCTGCGCCGCGCGGCCTCCGCTCCGTCGGTCCCCTCCGGCCGCTCCGAGGCGGATTGGATCTTCTGCAAGGAGAGCCTCGGCGAGGTGTCGCGCACCTTCGCGCGGCCCATCGCGCTGTTGCCCGGCAACCTCGAGGTGGCCATGACGCTGGGCTACCTGCTGTGCCGCGTCGCCGACACCATCGAGGACCACCCGTCCGTGCCGCTCGCCGCCAAGGAGCCACTCTTCGCGTGCTTCCTGGACGTGCTGCGCGGCCACAAGGAGCCGGAGGCCTTCTCCGAGGCGTTCAAGCCCATTCCGGGCCAGGACGCCGAGCTGGCCCTGTCTCGCGCCCTGCCCACCGTCATGCGCGTCTTCCACACGCTGCCGGAGAAAATCCAGGCGAGCCTGGCGCGCTGGACGTCGGAGATGGCGCGCGGCATGGCCATCTACGCCCACCGGGAGCGGGGCGCCGACGGCTTCGTGGCACTGCACACGGTGGCCGACCTGGAGCGCTACTGCTACTTCGTGGCGGGCACCGTGGGCCACCTGACGACGGAGCTGTTCCTGGAGGAGCTGGGCACCGAGGTGACGCCGGAGCAGGCCCAGACGATGCGCCTGCACGCGGAGGCCTTCGGCACCGGGCTCCAGCTCGTCAACATCCTCAAGGACGTGACGGACGATCGCGAGGAGCGGGGCTGGTCCTTCATCCCCCGCGCCCTGTGCGACGCGGGCGGCCTCGGCGTGGCGGAGCTGACGGACCCCGCGCAGCGCGCCCGGGCGCATGCCGCCGTCGCGCCGCTGTTCGACCTGGCCCGGAAGAACCTCGACGACGGGCTGCGCTACGCGCTCGCCATCCCCGCCACCGCGCCCCAGTTGCGGCTCTTCTGCCTGCTGCCCCTGTGGATGGCGGCGCGCTCGCTCGTGCTCGCCCGGGGCAACGACGCCATGTTCGTCGCGGGCCAGCCGGTGAAGATTCCCCGCGCGGAGGTCGAGGCGCTCATCTCCGACTGCATGAACCACCACGCCGATGACACCACCCTCCAGGCCCGCTACGCGGAGCTCTGGCTCCAGGCGCCGAGCAACCACCACCGCCTCTCGGCCGGGTAA
- a CDS encoding terpene cyclase/mutase family protein gives MRNMAPDTSPGARRTVDSALSAAIAHLWKLQSPEGSFKGDYGGPLFMLPMYVGTAHAVGLEFDAATREGMVRYLKGVQNKDGGFGLHVEASSYVFTSTLCYVALRLLGVSAEDPAATSARQWIRAHGGALTSAPWGKFFLSVLRLYEYEGLDPLLPELWLLPESLPLHPSHFWCHCRMVYLPMSWLYGKKARIPDSPLLQELRRELYTTPYEQIDWPAQRTRVSPADAQVPRSVLILAANHLMGLYESQASRRLRERALYFVLDHIRQEDENTRYICIGPVNKLLHLLVWHFERPGGAEERAHLAQLPEYLWKGPDGVKMNGYNSSELWDTAFAVQAVVASGHIQENLPFLRSAFDFIDRNQVLEDTPNAERYYRHRSKGGWPFSTRDHGWPISDCTAEGLKAALALEPFVDSPLSQERLTDAVDLMLSMQNEDGGWATYELTRGPKWLELLNPSDCFSDIMIDPSYVECSSSCMQALARFRERFPGVRAKEIDAAMKRGARFVEKAQRPDGSWEGSWGICFTYGAWFGIWGLVAAGYSPSHPAIQRACDFLLSKQNPDGSWGETPESCRQRRYVQAEQGQAVMTSWAVLALSKAGRRDTPEVQRALGFLVERQRPDGSYPEEHIAGLFNKTCAIHYDHYLDVFPLWALSPVR, from the coding sequence ATGCGCAACATGGCTCCTGACACCAGTCCCGGCGCGCGGCGCACGGTCGACTCCGCCCTCTCCGCCGCCATCGCCCACCTCTGGAAGCTGCAATCCCCCGAGGGCTCTTTCAAGGGCGACTACGGCGGTCCCCTCTTCATGCTGCCCATGTACGTGGGCACCGCGCACGCCGTGGGGCTCGAGTTCGACGCCGCCACGCGCGAGGGCATGGTGCGCTACCTCAAGGGCGTGCAGAACAAGGACGGCGGTTTCGGCCTGCACGTGGAGGCGTCCAGCTACGTCTTCACCTCCACGCTCTGCTACGTGGCCCTGCGCCTGCTCGGCGTGAGCGCGGAGGATCCCGCGGCCACGTCCGCGCGCCAGTGGATCCGCGCGCACGGCGGCGCGCTCACCTCCGCGCCCTGGGGCAAGTTCTTCCTCTCGGTGCTCCGCCTGTACGAGTACGAGGGGTTGGATCCGCTGCTGCCCGAGCTGTGGCTGCTGCCCGAGTCGCTTCCCCTCCATCCCTCGCACTTCTGGTGCCACTGCCGCATGGTCTACCTGCCCATGAGCTGGCTCTACGGCAAGAAGGCGCGCATTCCCGACTCGCCCCTGCTCCAGGAGCTGCGCCGGGAGCTGTACACGACGCCCTACGAGCAGATCGACTGGCCGGCCCAGCGCACCCGCGTGTCGCCCGCCGACGCGCAGGTGCCGCGCTCGGTGCTCATTCTCGCGGCCAACCACCTCATGGGCCTCTACGAGTCGCAGGCGTCCAGGCGGCTGCGCGAGCGCGCCCTGTACTTCGTGTTGGATCACATCCGCCAGGAGGACGAGAACACGCGCTACATCTGCATCGGCCCGGTGAACAAGCTCCTGCACCTGCTGGTGTGGCACTTCGAGCGCCCCGGCGGTGCCGAGGAGCGCGCCCACCTCGCCCAGCTCCCCGAGTACCTCTGGAAGGGGCCGGACGGCGTGAAGATGAATGGCTACAACTCCTCGGAGCTCTGGGACACGGCGTTCGCCGTCCAGGCGGTGGTCGCCAGCGGCCACATCCAGGAGAACCTGCCCTTCCTGCGCTCGGCCTTCGACTTCATCGACCGCAACCAGGTGCTCGAGGACACGCCCAACGCCGAGCGCTACTACCGCCACCGCTCCAAGGGCGGCTGGCCCTTCTCCACGCGAGACCACGGCTGGCCCATCAGTGACTGCACCGCCGAGGGCCTCAAGGCGGCGCTCGCGCTCGAGCCCTTCGTCGACTCGCCCCTGTCCCAGGAGCGGCTCACCGACGCGGTGGACCTGATGCTGTCCATGCAGAACGAGGACGGCGGCTGGGCCACGTACGAGCTCACGCGCGGCCCCAAGTGGCTCGAGCTGCTCAACCCGTCCGACTGCTTCTCGGACATCATGATCGACCCGTCCTACGTCGAGTGCAGCTCGTCCTGCATGCAGGCGCTGGCGCGCTTCCGGGAGCGCTTCCCGGGGGTGCGCGCCAAGGAGATCGACGCGGCGATGAAGCGCGGCGCGCGCTTCGTGGAGAAGGCGCAGCGGCCGGACGGCTCGTGGGAGGGAAGCTGGGGCATCTGCTTCACGTATGGGGCGTGGTTCGGCATCTGGGGCCTCGTCGCCGCGGGGTACTCGCCGAGCCATCCGGCCATCCAGCGCGCCTGCGACTTCCTGCTCTCCAAGCAGAACCCGGACGGGAGCTGGGGCGAGACGCCCGAGAGCTGCCGGCAGCGGCGCTACGTGCAGGCCGAGCAGGGCCAGGCGGTGATGACGTCGTGGGCGGTGCTCGCGTTGAGCAAGGCGGGCCGGCGCGACACCCCCGAGGTCCAGCGCGCCCTGGGCTTCCTCGTGGAGCGGCAGCGTCCGGATGGCAGCTACCCCGAGGAGCACATCGCGGGGTTGTTCAATAAGACGTGCGCCATCCACTACGATCATTACCTCGACGTGTTTCCGCTCTGGGCCCTGTCGCCAGTGCGGTAG
- a CDS encoding MMPL family transporter has translation MTPSEPSVFAWLGRAVHRHRGVVFLLTAGVLVLAILGILRGGQLSTGTVQGTEAARAAELSRGISAASNDTTLAVIFHSDEWKTDDARFTQALEEVLGPVGKLPEVSAVVSPQGAPEQLASRLISSSGHDVLALVRLKGDEREAARAFPTVRRALTSDKLGVLVTGKVAFVDALDRLLEHDLLKAELISFPLALIVLLWVFRTLGASLLPIAVGGLAVMTGVSGVMLLAHVTDMAQYTINVVTLIGLGVAIDYSLFIVSRFRDELEHGATVEAAVVKTVDTAGRAVAFSGLAVAVGLSGLLFYPGSYLSAMGLGGAVVVAFAVLYSLTFLPALLSVLGPRVDWGRLPIPRLGENKGLWHRLAMWVMKHPWLVLLPTLTVLVAIGLPFQRLQLAATDITALPAETEARRGAEALENLFPSQAATRILVTVQFPSGDAFTPERARALYATSHRLAKLPGVQGVESIVDLEPGISANRYAALAEEPAARPPEFDLALEAFTKGNITVMQVLTPHAAASAEAREVVRAIRQERAVGDGQFLVGGQTAADVDGAAFIVGHSPKAVLFVMALTYVVLFVLLRSVILPLKALLMNLLSIAGSFGALVWIFQEGHLSDLLAFEPRAIEPSLPILLFCALFGLSMDYEVLLLTRMREEWLRTHDNAHAVAEGLERTGRLITSAAAIMVAVFAAFSLAQAVVVKAMGVGMAIAVALDATLVRVLIVPAMMRLMGGFNWWAPAPLVRLLGGAHAPEDSRPEAPKQ, from the coding sequence ATGACGCCTTCGGAACCCTCCGTCTTCGCCTGGCTCGGCCGGGCGGTTCACCGCCACCGCGGCGTGGTCTTCCTCCTCACCGCGGGGGTGCTCGTCCTCGCGATCCTCGGAATCCTGCGCGGCGGACAGTTGAGCACCGGCACGGTGCAGGGGACGGAAGCGGCGCGCGCGGCGGAGCTGTCCCGGGGCATCTCCGCCGCGTCCAACGACACCACGCTCGCCGTCATCTTCCACTCGGACGAGTGGAAGACGGATGACGCGCGCTTCACCCAGGCGCTGGAGGAAGTGCTCGGCCCCGTGGGCAAGCTGCCCGAGGTGAGCGCGGTGGTGTCCCCCCAGGGCGCACCCGAGCAGCTCGCCAGCCGGCTCATCTCCTCCAGCGGCCATGACGTGCTGGCGCTCGTGCGGCTCAAGGGCGACGAGCGCGAGGCGGCGCGCGCCTTTCCCACCGTGCGCCGGGCGCTCACCAGCGACAAGCTCGGCGTGCTGGTGACGGGCAAGGTCGCCTTCGTGGATGCGTTGGATCGGCTGCTCGAGCACGATCTGCTCAAGGCGGAGCTCATCTCCTTCCCCCTCGCGCTGATCGTGCTGCTGTGGGTGTTCCGCACCCTGGGCGCGTCGCTCCTGCCCATCGCCGTGGGCGGGCTCGCGGTGATGACGGGCGTGTCGGGCGTGATGCTGCTCGCGCACGTGACGGACATGGCGCAGTACACCATCAACGTCGTGACGCTCATCGGCCTGGGCGTGGCGATCGACTACTCGCTCTTCATCGTGAGCCGCTTCCGTGACGAGCTCGAGCACGGCGCCACGGTGGAAGCGGCGGTGGTGAAGACGGTGGACACGGCGGGCCGCGCGGTGGCGTTCTCCGGCCTCGCCGTGGCGGTGGGCCTGTCGGGGCTGCTCTTCTACCCAGGCTCGTACCTGAGCGCCATGGGCCTGGGCGGGGCCGTGGTGGTGGCGTTCGCGGTGCTCTACTCCCTCACGTTCCTGCCCGCGCTCCTGTCCGTGCTCGGCCCCCGGGTGGACTGGGGCCGCCTGCCCATTCCGCGCCTCGGCGAGAACAAGGGCCTCTGGCACCGGCTGGCCATGTGGGTGATGAAGCACCCCTGGCTCGTGCTGTTGCCCACGCTCACCGTGCTCGTGGCCATTGGCCTTCCCTTCCAGCGGCTCCAGCTCGCCGCCACGGACATCACCGCCCTGCCCGCCGAAACGGAGGCACGGCGCGGCGCCGAGGCCCTCGAGAACCTGTTTCCCTCGCAGGCCGCCACGCGCATCCTGGTGACGGTCCAGTTCCCCTCGGGTGACGCCTTCACCCCGGAGCGCGCTCGCGCCCTGTACGCCACGAGCCACCGCCTGGCCAAACTCCCCGGGGTGCAGGGGGTGGAGAGCATCGTCGACCTGGAGCCGGGCATCAGCGCGAACCGCTACGCGGCGCTGGCCGAGGAGCCCGCCGCCCGGCCACCCGAGTTCGATCTCGCGCTCGAGGCGTTCACCAAGGGAAACATCACGGTGATGCAGGTGCTCACGCCCCATGCGGCCGCGAGCGCCGAGGCCCGTGAAGTCGTCCGCGCCATCCGCCAGGAACGCGCGGTGGGTGACGGGCAGTTCCTCGTGGGGGGCCAGACGGCGGCGGACGTGGACGGAGCGGCCTTCATCGTCGGGCACTCCCCCAAGGCGGTGCTGTTCGTCATGGCGCTCACCTACGTGGTGCTGTTCGTGCTGCTGCGCTCGGTGATCCTCCCGCTCAAGGCGCTCCTGATGAACCTGCTGTCCATCGCGGGCTCGTTCGGCGCGCTGGTGTGGATCTTCCAGGAGGGCCACCTGAGCGACCTGCTCGCGTTCGAGCCGCGCGCCATCGAGCCCTCGCTGCCCATCCTCCTGTTCTGCGCGCTCTTCGGCCTGTCCATGGACTACGAGGTCCTCCTGCTCACGCGCATGCGCGAGGAGTGGCTGCGCACGCACGACAACGCCCACGCGGTGGCCGAGGGCCTGGAGCGCACGGGCCGCCTCATCACCAGCGCCGCCGCCATCATGGTCGCGGTGTTCGCGGCGTTCTCGCTCGCCCAGGCGGTGGTGGTGAAGGCCATGGGCGTGGGCATGGCCATCGCCGTGGCCCTGGACGCCACGCTCGTCCGGGTGCTCATCGTCCCCGCGATGATGCGGCTCATGGGTGGGTTCAACTGGTGGGCCCCCGCGCCGCTCGTGCGCCTGCTCGGCGGCGCCCACGCCCCCGAGGACTCGAGGCCCGAAGCCCCGAAACAGTGA